DNA from Deinococcus deserti VCD115:
TTTTGGAGATCTGGCTGTACCGGGGCGGATAGAAGCCCTGGAAGGTGGCCGGGGGCTGATGCGGGTGTCGCTGAACGGGGCGCCGGACATCAGCGAGGGTGCGGAGGCCATATTGGAAATGCATGATGGCGTGCGCTTCCGGGTGGCCGTCACCGAGAGGCTGGACGATACCAACGAGGTCCGGATGAAGCTCCTGGCGCGCAGCTGACCCCTGGATTGAGAAAAACGGTAAGGTGGTGACGACAAGGTAAAGATCGTTTCAAAAGGTTATGAAGATGCTTTTGCATGCTCTGGTGCGGACGTAGGCCGGGGATTACGAAGCCTTGCAGGGCCGCGCGGGCGCGGTCCGCCTGCCCTGAGAAGGTGCGCAAGGAGTTTCCGCGCATACAGCACGTGTGGGCCGACGCCGGGGCTTCCGGAGAAATTGGTCCCGGCAGTCAAGCAGTGTTTGGGGCTGGACGCTGGAGATCGTCAATCATTCCGGGCAGGCAACGGGTAGACCTGCGTACGGATCGACCTCCGCCGCCCAGTGAAGTTCCGGAGCACTCTGTGGTGCTGAAGCGGCAGTGGGTGTTTGAGCACCCCTCCGCCTGGCTGGGCCAATCAAGGCGGATGAGCCGGGATCTGCGAGTCTTGCCTGAAACCTTCGACAACCTCGTCTACGAACTTATGTCTGCTTGATGGTGCGTCGTCTGGCTGCCGCGTGATGGCTCAGCCCTACCCTGTCAAAACGCCCTTTAAAGCCCGTCGAGGGCCAGCCGGCAGCAACCGTAACCGGACGGTTGTTCATCCACTGCCGGACTTTTGCAGCGTTACCCTACACAATGCGGAAGTCAGATATCAGGTTGACCAGAGCTGCAGGAGGAGGCGTAGTGTGCCGGCTGGTAATCAGCGTCTGCACCTGATCAGCAGATGCCAACCATGCCCGGCTGGTTACACCAAGTTTACTGTGGTCCGCCAACACGACCACGGTGCGGGCGTACCTGACCATGCAACGCTTGACTTCTGCTTCCTCATGGTTGGCATTCGTAATGCCGTTCACAGCATCAATGCCGTTACAGCCGAGAAACAACCTGTCTGCATGAACGTGGCGCAAGATCTCGAGGGCGTACGGGCTGACCAGCGAATGCTGCAGGCGGCGTAGGGTCCCACCGGTGACGATGACCCTCACATGCGGGAGCTTTTCAAGTTCCAGAGCAATATTCAGTCCAGGCGTTACGACAGTCACCTCCCGCAAGGTTGGCGGCAGATGACGCGCCACTTCAGTCGCTGTACTGCCCACATCCAGGAAGATCGTTTCTCCATCCTGAATGAGGGCCGCGGCGGCGCGACCAATGCGTCGTTTCTCAGCGCGTTGCTGCAACTGCATTTCTTCCAGCGGGGCCTCCATTCGTGGATCAAGTGGTAGGCGGGCGCCGCCTCGGGTGCGTCGCAGGTGGCCTGTATCCACCAGCGCCTTCAAGTCACTCCTGACCGTCACTTCTGAAACTCCCAAAAGTGGAGCAACTTCTGAAACCAGGATCTCTCCCCGGCTTTGAATCAGGGACAGAATTTGTTGGCGGCGTTCTTTGATCAACAACGTTCCTCTCCTCAGCAATACGCCAAGAGCCCATCAGGGTAAATCCGCAGTGCCTGGTGCTTAAGGAAGCTTAACGTACAGCCTCAGGCCCAGCAGCGGGAGAGGAGCACATCGTCTTGGTCCTGATGTTCCACGCGCTGGTGGACGCGCTGGACATGGTGAAGCAGCTGATGAATCCTGAGCGGGCCAGGCATCAGTACGTCGTCCTGGTGCTTCCACGAAACAGTTTATGCAGGTGCGCCGCATGCGGATTGTGGATCCGGGCCCGCCTGCGGCGGGAGATCCGGAAGAACATGCAGCTTCCCAGGGGCCTTTTCCAACCGACACTGAATGAAGCAGGGGGCTACACCCTGCGCCCGTGAGGCCGATTACACTGCCGACGTGAGCCTGATACCCGTGCCGTCGCCCGCTCCACCCAAACGCCTGGCGGGCATCGGAGTGGGAGCCTTTCTACTCCTTGGCCTGCTCTACCCGATCCTGGGTCCTGCCCTCCCGCTCCTTAGTGAACAGTTCGGTCTGCGAGCAACAGGTGCCTCACTGCTGCTCAGCCTGAATTCGGCAGGTGCAGTGCTCGGTGTGATCCTGGCAGGCGTGCTGTCGGCTCGGCTCACATCACGGAACCGTTCGTTATTGGCGGTTGCCACCCTGGCCGTGGGCTGCGTGGGGCTTGCGTTCGCGCCTACGTTCGTGCTGGCCCTGCTGGCGGCCCTGCTGCTGGGATCGGGCTTCGGCATGCTCGACCTTACCTTGAACGTGTGGCTCTCGACCAGTTACGGTTTACGCAGCGCTGCCATGCTCAACCTGCTCAGCGCCACCTTTGGAGTGGGCGCGGTGCTCGCACCGCTGGCTGTGGGCTTTGCAGACGGCGACTTCCGCCTGCCCCTGCTGGGTTGCGCCGCCTTAGCGGGCCTGCTCTTGCTTTCCCTGTTCGCTCTGCCGTCTGC
Protein-coding regions in this window:
- a CDS encoding DeoR/GlpR family DNA-binding transcription regulator, with amino-acid sequence MKERRQQILSLIQSRGEILVSEVAPLLGVSEVTVRSDLKALVDTGHLRRTRGGARLPLDPRMEAPLEEMQLQQRAEKRRIGRAAAALIQDGETIFLDVGSTATEVARHLPPTLREVTVVTPGLNIALELEKLPHVRVIVTGGTLRRLQHSLVSPYALEILRHVHADRLFLGCNGIDAVNGITNANHEEAEVKRCMVRYARTVVVLADHSKLGVTSRAWLASADQVQTLITSRHTTPPPAALVNLISDFRIV